AGGGGCGGGACCATTGGCTCATCAAGTTCGAAGCGCATGTAGTTCCAGCCTTTCCATACGATCGGCTCACCGGGGCAGGCGATCTTGCGGCCCGTGCTATCCATCAGAACGATGGACGGTGTCAGACCCGAGCCGTCGCCGTAGACCCACATGCCGAGGGCAACGGGCTGGGCCTCGATAATCCGGAAAGCATCCGTAAGTGGGTTAATCGCAACGGCGCCCCCACCCTGCTTAAACTGATACAGCAGCTCCATCCCGCCATCGCTGACATTCGGCAGCCCATCGGTAGGAGCCCCACCGGTGGCGGAGAGTTCCGCTCCTGCCGCAGCGGTGACCTGAAATTGCTCGACTGGCTCACCCGGAGCCGAAGACCGAAAATCCGCCGCCGACAGAAACTGCGTGATCGGGGACTCCGCCAAAACGATGCGGCGCGAGTCCAAGCCCTCCCCCATCGTATCGAGAAGGACGACCTGCATGGCATACGGGATCGGTTCGTCACTGGCCAGCGGGATCTGGAAGTCCATCGTGCGCTGGCCACGGCCCATGGCTACGTCAAACTTGAGAGGATCCATCCCGGCATCGATCAAACGCAGCTCAGCCTTGGCGCGGAAAGCCTCACCCGAGGGATTGAGAAAACTGAGCACGAGCGAGCCACCCACATCCGGTGAAAGAGAGATACCAATCGGATTTGTCGCCTGCACCATGATACGCTGCTCGATACCGTTGGCACCAATCAGGACCGGGAACGGCTCAGACTGGCGCCCCATGTCGAGCTCGCGCTGGACGATGTAGCTCTGCCCTGGCCGCAATGCCTGCATCTTTGTACCGTCTTCGAGAGAGAGCAGAAAGGGCTCATCGAGCACATTGGTAAAGGTGACGGAAAGCGGCACCGCGGTAGGTCCCTTAACCTGAATGGCAGGAGGCACACGCGTGGCCGTCACGGCCATACGCAGCAAACCATTGGGAGCATCGGGAACGATGAAGACAGGCGCGTTACGCAAGGTAACGATCACGACGTTATTAAAAGACTCGGCTGTCGCGAAGCTGTTTCCTGCGGTATCATAGAGCGTAAAGTAGCCGCGGCTGGCCGGAATCTGTACGGTGGCATCGGCACCGTCGGTCCAACCAACGACGAGGACATCCTCCCCTTTTTCAAACAAAAGCACATGGTCAGCCTCCTGTCCCACCGCCAGACGCTTGTTAAATTTGAAGCCGGGCAAAAACTTATTAATGGCCTGGGCAACCTGAATCTCCGGGCTTTCCGCAGAACCAGCCATCTGCGCATGGGCCGGAAGCAGCGCCAACAAGAACAAGGGGAAAAGATAAAAGAGCTTAGGCATTTGTAGAGAATATCAGAAAGGCACGTTTCTTTGCGGGTTAAACAAGTGAAACAGTCCGTTTTAGTCTAAAGCAATCCGGTCAGTGTGGAGGAGTTGGCAGCGTTTGTCCAGCCACGGTCCAGCCTTGTGTGTGAGCACACCCTTATCGTGGTCACTCCGATTGTCTTACCTACGGCAATCCTCTGTGTCTCTACTGCGAGAAGAACTAAAAAACCTGCTGCTGAGATTTGCGCCAATCCTCGCGGTGGTGTAAATAGCGTTGTCTTACCACCGCAAATCCGCACACAATAGCTTTGCCATGATCGATCTTATCAAAAAAGGAATGCTCGCAACCGTCGGCGCTGCCGTCGTCACCAAGGAACAGGCCGAAGGCCTCTTGAATGAGTTCGTCGACAAGGGCAAAATCACCGCGGGCGAAGCCCAGGAGATGGCCAGCAAAATCGCGGACTCGGGCAAGAAGGAATTCGAAAAGGCCAAAAAAGAAGTCAACAGCCGCATCGATGAAATGCTTCAGGGCGGCGTCCTGGTGACCCGTGCCGAGATTGAAGCGCTGGAGAAACGCGTCGCTGCGCTGGAAAAAGCGGCCAAGAAGGCTGACTAATTCTGCACGCACGTGTCTCTCAATCCCCTTGATCTCTTCAGCAACGCCGTTCGGGCGAAAGAAATCGTCACTGTGCTGGTTCGGCACGGGTTTGGCGATCTGCTCGAACAGCTCGGCATGCCACGCGGCTGGATTAAGCGCCTCATCCCCGAGGACGCCCAGCACCTCAACCTGTGGCAGCGCATCCGCGTGGTGCTCGAAGACCTTGGCCCGACTTTTGTTAAATTCGGACAGATTCTCAGCACCCGGCCGGACGTACTCCCCGAGCCCCTCATCGCCGAGCTCAAGCTCCTGCGTTCGAAGGTCAAGGCTGTGCCGTTCGAGCAGATCCGCCCCATCCTGCTGACTGAGCTCAAGGAGCCGATTGAGACGCATTTCTCGTCCTTTGACGAGGAGCCCGTCGCCTGTGGTTCGATTGGCCAGGTCTACCGCGCGACCTTAAAGAACGGCGGCGACCCCGTCGCGGTCAAGGTCCAGCGCCCCAACCTGAAAAAGCCGATCAAGGCCGACATCGAGATCATTGGCTGGCTGGCCCGACTGCTGCACGAAAAAGTCGAGGAGCTGCGCCCCTACGACCTGCCGGACATCGTGTCGGAAACCGGTAAGGGCATGATGCAGGAGCTGGACTTCACCATCGAGTGCCGCAACGCCCAGTTTTTCACCGCCCTGAACCCGGACGAGGAGCATGTCTTCGCCCCGCGCGTCTACGATGAGTACACCACTGAGAAGCTGAGTGTATGCGAGTGGGTGGTCGGTGTTTCACCCGGCGACCCGTCTATCACCCCCGAGGAGGGTAAGGAGCTCGCCCGTATCGGGGGGCAGAGCATTTTTCAGCAGATCGTCATCAGCGGCTTTTTCCACGCCGATCCGCACGGTGGCAACATCCTCATCACCGAAGACCGGCGCATCTGCTTTATCGACTGGGGGCTGGCTGGCCAGCTCACCCGCCCGATGCGCTATTTCCTGGCCGACCTCTTCGCAGCCATCGCCTCCTCCGACCCGGAGAAGGTCGTGCGCGTGATCAACGTCATGGCCGTGGGCAAGGACCGGCTCGATGAGACCAAGCTGGAGAAGGAAATCAGCTTCGTCCTGCGCAAGTACCAGAACAAATTCGGCAAGAGTGAGCCGGTCGGCGAGATCGTACTGGAGCTGCTCTACGTCTTCGGGGTCAACGGCGTGACGCTCGCCCGTGACTACTCCCTGCTGGCCAAGGCCATCGTCTCCATCGAGGAATCCGGCCTGGATCTGGACCCGAACTTCGACATCCGCATCATCGCGCGCCCCTACCTCAAGAAGCTCGCCTACGAGCGGTGGAATCCCCTCAACCTGCTCAAGCAAAACTGGTGGGGCCTGCAGGGGCACTTTGCCCGCCTGCGCGAACTCCCCGGCGAGATCCAGCGGTTCTTCCGCAAGCTCGAGGACGGCGACATCTACATCAAGCTCAAGCACGAGGGCTTCGAGCCACTGCTGAACTCTTTCGACTCCGGCGTCAACCGGCTGTCCTTCTCGATGATCATCGCGGCCCTGCTCATCGGGTCCTCGTACATCATTTCGGGTACGATTCAGGCCGGCACCGTCTCAGGCCGCTACCTGATCCACATCGCCACGGTCGGCTTCATCGGCGCAGGCGTGCTTGGCGCATGGCTGCTCTTCGACATCATCCGCCACGGTCGCCACAAAAAGAAGTGACCAAGACGCAGTCCTGGACCTGTGATCCTAAGGATCGCTCTGGCATTCTCAGGAGAAAATGCCATGGGCAATTCGCAGCCAGCGTCTGGTTTATCCCCAAAGGGTAGCCCTCAGTTTCAATGCTGCGCATCGACAGAGCAGCCTGCGGGTCTGGGCTGCATAAGCCCAGAAGACAACCCGTACCGCGTCTATCTAAATATGGCGCGAGTCTTCCTCGTCCTTTTTGACGTAGCCGCTGTCCTGCCGGTTGTGGTTGACCTTGTTTTTCTTGGCGTAGGCGTCGTAGACATCCTGCGCGCTCATCCCGAGCACTTGCGCGAGTGAGACCAGAAAGTGAAACAGGTCCACCACCTCGACGCGGGCGTTTTGCTCGTCGAACTTCTGGTACTTGGCCCACCACTTCCACGGGACCGAGTCGATCAGCTCAGCGGTTTCCTGCTGGAGGGCACGGGTGTAGTTGAGCACCCACTCGGCCTTGCCCTTCTCGTCGAGGGCGCCGGTATCCACGCCGATGCGCTTGTTAAGTTCATCCTGAAGCTGGAAAATTTCCTCGAGTTTGTCCA
This genomic interval from Ruficoccus sp. ZRK36 contains the following:
- a CDS encoding AarF/UbiB family protein, yielding MSLNPLDLFSNAVRAKEIVTVLVRHGFGDLLEQLGMPRGWIKRLIPEDAQHLNLWQRIRVVLEDLGPTFVKFGQILSTRPDVLPEPLIAELKLLRSKVKAVPFEQIRPILLTELKEPIETHFSSFDEEPVACGSIGQVYRATLKNGGDPVAVKVQRPNLKKPIKADIEIIGWLARLLHEKVEELRPYDLPDIVSETGKGMMQELDFTIECRNAQFFTALNPDEEHVFAPRVYDEYTTEKLSVCEWVVGVSPGDPSITPEEGKELARIGGQSIFQQIVISGFFHADPHGGNILITEDRRICFIDWGLAGQLTRPMRYFLADLFAAIASSDPEKVVRVINVMAVGKDRLDETKLEKEISFVLRKYQNKFGKSEPVGEIVLELLYVFGVNGVTLARDYSLLAKAIVSIEESGLDLDPNFDIRIIARPYLKKLAYERWNPLNLLKQNWWGLQGHFARLRELPGEIQRFFRKLEDGDIYIKLKHEGFEPLLNSFDSGVNRLSFSMIIAALLIGSSYIISGTIQAGTVSGRYLIHIATVGFIGAGVLGAWLLFDIIRHGRHKKK
- a CDS encoding dUTPase, whose translation is MDKLEEIFQLQDELNKRIGVDTGALDEKGKAEWVLNYTRALQQETAELIDSVPWKWWAKYQKFDEQNARVEVVDLFHFLVSLAQVLGMSAQDVYDAYAKKNKVNHNRQDSGYVKKDEEDSRHI